A window of the Fuscovulum sp. genome harbors these coding sequences:
- a CDS encoding transglycosylase SLT domain-containing protein has protein sequence MIRPSAFVAFSVVAVILGGCVSSDATTSLSTSGQTPPMQWDVRAEGPEWTRDTLSALQTHDAVLASTVPSDMETWCPGYATASIEDRRAFWAGLMSAVARYESTWNPQASGGGGRYIGIMQISPVSADYHQCEADTVSELKDGSENLECAAQMMAKAVERDGLVAGGGNRGIGRDWMPLRDGGKREAMANWTRAQPYCQVKDGGGFFAPREGVTLSAKG, from the coding sequence ATGATACGTCCTTCCGCCTTTGTGGCCTTTTCCGTTGTTGCCGTCATTCTCGGCGGCTGTGTGTCCAGTGATGCAACGACAAGCCTGTCGACCAGCGGCCAGACGCCGCCGATGCAATGGGATGTCCGTGCCGAAGGGCCGGAATGGACCCGCGACACGCTCAGTGCTCTTCAAACCCATGACGCCGTGTTGGCGTCAACCGTGCCAAGCGACATGGAAACGTGGTGCCCCGGCTACGCCACCGCCTCGATCGAGGATCGCCGCGCCTTCTGGGCGGGGCTGATGTCGGCAGTCGCCCGCTATGAAAGCACCTGGAACCCACAGGCCTCGGGCGGCGGCGGGCGCTATATAGGAATCATGCAGATCTCGCCCGTTTCAGCCGATTATCACCAGTGCGAGGCCGACACCGTGTCCGAATTGAAGGACGGGTCCGAGAATCTGGAATGCGCTGCGCAGATGATGGCCAAGGCCGTGGAACGCGACGGTCTGGTCGCCGGCGGCGGCAATCGCGGCATCGGCCGCGACTGGATGCCCCTGCGCGATGGCGGCAAACGTGAAGCCATGGCCAACTGGACGCGGGCGCAGCCTTACTGCCAGGTCAAGGATGGCGGTGGCTTCTTCGCCCCGCGCGAGGGCGTGACCCTCTCAGCCAAGGGCTGA
- the pepN gene encoding aminopeptidase N: MTDQPRAVHLAEYQPFTHRVEGVALSFRLAPMATRVGAELRLSPNPARPGRHDLRLDGEGLRLIAARIDGQEVALTPDATGLTIAAALLPDGPFTLETEVEIAPEANTALEGLYMSRGMYCTQCEAEGFRKITFYPDRPDVMAPFRVRVEADLPVLLSNGNPVGQGAGWAEWDDPWPKPAYLFALVAGDLVAHSAPFRTMSGREVALNIWVRDGDQDRCAYAMDSLIRSMRWDEQVYGREYDLDVFNIVAVDDFNMGAMENKGLNIFNSKFVLASPETATDDDFGRIEAIIAHEYFHNWTGNRITCRDWFQLCLKEGLTVFRDQQFSGDMRSHAVKRIEDVLMLRARQFREDGGPLAHAVRPDSYVEINNFYTATIYEKGAEVIGMLKRLVGDAGYAKALDLYFTRHDGEAATIEDWLKVFEDATGRDLTQFKRWYTEAGTPRVKVWEDWDGATYTLTLEQENPATPGQPEKGAKVIPVAVGLLNPNGDEVLPTTVLELTETRQSFRFLAATRPIPSILRGFSAPVILEREVSPEERAFLLAHDTDPFNKWEAGRALAKDLLMQMVTEDAAPGPDWLDAIARVTFDETLDPAFRALALRLPGEDDMAATLHAAGITPDPARIWAARRRMGDALAGRLGGQLPALIDGLAEPGPFTPDARAAGRRALRIAALALLTRVDGGRAAGAAYRAANNMTEEVGALSALLDIGQGQAELGLFQARWAGDRNVMDKWFALQIMLAHPDRAAEVTEGLTRHKDFDWKNPNRFRSVIGALSANHAGFHHASGAGYRLIADWLLRLDPLNPQTAARMSTAFDTWPRYDADRQAMVQGELARMAGTPGLSRDLGEMVGRMRGV, translated from the coding sequence ATGACCGACCAGCCGCGCGCCGTGCATCTTGCCGAGTATCAGCCGTTCACCCATCGGGTGGAGGGGGTGGCGCTGAGCTTTCGCCTTGCGCCCATGGCCACGCGGGTTGGCGCGGAACTGCGCCTGTCGCCCAACCCGGCGCGGCCCGGGCGGCATGACTTGCGGCTGGATGGGGAAGGGCTGCGCCTGATCGCGGCGCGGATCGACGGGCAGGAAGTGGCGCTGACCCCGGATGCGACAGGCCTGACGATCGCGGCTGCGCTGTTGCCGGACGGGCCATTCACGCTGGAAACCGAGGTGGAGATCGCGCCGGAGGCGAATACCGCGCTGGAAGGCCTGTACATGTCGAGGGGCATGTATTGCACGCAATGTGAGGCGGAGGGGTTCCGCAAGATCACCTTCTATCCGGACCGGCCCGATGTCATGGCGCCGTTCCGGGTGCGGGTGGAGGCGGACCTGCCGGTCTTGCTGTCGAACGGCAACCCGGTGGGGCAGGGCGCGGGCTGGGCGGAATGGGATGATCCCTGGCCCAAGCCTGCCTATCTGTTCGCGCTGGTGGCGGGCGATCTGGTGGCACATTCCGCGCCGTTCCGAACCATGTCGGGGCGCGAGGTGGCGCTGAACATCTGGGTGCGCGACGGCGATCAGGACCGCTGCGCCTATGCGATGGACAGTCTGATCCGGTCCATGCGGTGGGATGAGCAGGTGTATGGCCGCGAATACGATCTGGACGTGTTCAACATCGTGGCCGTTGATGATTTCAACATGGGCGCGATGGAGAACAAGGGATTGAACATCTTCAACTCCAAATTCGTGTTGGCCAGCCCCGAGACGGCGACGGATGATGATTTCGGCCGGATCGAAGCGATCATCGCGCATGAGTATTTCCACAACTGGACCGGCAACCGGATCACCTGCCGGGATTGGTTCCAACTGTGCCTGAAGGAAGGGTTGACCGTGTTCCGCGATCAGCAGTTTTCGGGCGACATGCGATCCCATGCGGTGAAGCGGATCGAAGATGTGCTGATGCTGCGCGCGCGGCAGTTCCGCGAGGATGGCGGGCCGCTGGCCCATGCGGTGCGGCCCGACAGCTATGTCGAGATCAACAATTTCTATACCGCCACGATCTATGAGAAGGGCGCGGAAGTCATCGGGATGCTGAAGCGGTTGGTGGGGGATGCGGGCTATGCCAAGGCGCTGGATCTGTATTTCACCCGCCATGACGGCGAGGCGGCGACGATTGAGGATTGGCTGAAGGTGTTCGAGGATGCGACGGGGCGCGATCTGACCCAGTTCAAACGCTGGTACACGGAGGCGGGAACGCCGCGCGTGAAGGTGTGGGAAGATTGGGACGGGGCGACGTATACCCTGACGCTGGAGCAGGAGAACCCCGCCACGCCGGGACAGCCGGAGAAGGGGGCGAAGGTGATCCCCGTGGCGGTGGGGTTGCTGAACCCGAATGGGGATGAGGTGCTGCCGACGACCGTGCTGGAATTGACGGAGACGCGGCAGAGTTTCCGCTTTCTGGCCGCCACGCGGCCGATCCCATCCATCCTGCGGGGTTTCTCCGCGCCAGTGATCCTGGAGCGCGAGGTGAGCCCCGAAGAGCGGGCCTTCCTGCTGGCCCATGACACCGACCCGTTCAACAAATGGGAGGCGGGGCGCGCGCTGGCCAAGGATCTGCTGATGCAGATGGTGACGGAGGATGCCGCGCCCGGCCCTGATTGGCTGGATGCCATCGCCCGCGTGACCTTTGACGAAACGCTCGACCCGGCGTTCCGCGCGCTGGCGCTGCGCCTGCCGGGCGAGGATGACATGGCGGCGACGCTGCATGCCGCGGGGATCACCCCCGATCCGGCGCGCATCTGGGCGGCGCGGCGGCGGATGGGCGATGCGCTGGCGGGGCGGTTGGGCGGGCAATTGCCCGCGCTGATCGACGGGCTGGCGGAGCCGGGGCCGTTTACCCCTGATGCCCGCGCGGCAGGGCGGCGGGCGCTGCGCATTGCGGCGCTTGCCTTGCTGACGCGGGTGGATGGCGGGCGGGCGGCGGGGGCCGCCTATCGCGCGGCAAACAACATGACCGAAGAGGTGGGCGCACTGTCGGCGCTGCTGGACATCGGGCAAGGGCAGGCGGAATTGGGCTTGTTTCAGGCGCGCTGGGCGGGGGATCGCAACGTGATGGACAAGTGGTTTGCGTTGCAGATCATGCTGGCCCATCCCGACCGTGCCGCAGAGGTGACCGAGGGTTTGACCCGGCACAAGGATTTTGACTGGAAGAATCCAAACCGGTTCAGGTCGGTGATCGGGGCGCTGTCGGCCAATCATGCCGGGTTCCACCATGCTTCGGGCGCGGGGTATCGGCTGATCGCGGATTGGCTGTTGCGGCTTGATCCGCTGAACCCGCAGACAGCGGCGCGCATGTCCACCGCCTTTGACACCTGGCCGCGCTATGATGCGGACCGGCAGGCGATGGTGCAGGGGGAATTGGCGCGGATGGCCGGCACACCGGGACTGAGCCGGGATCTGGGGGAAATGGTCGGGCGGATGCGGGGGGTGTGA
- a CDS encoding sensor histidine kinase, with translation MQDAKGIGKHGPPQLKTWLWRSYLRAALVPLLLIELTFVGLYWGTSRVVYDRSATAITEVSTEALRAASRREAEVIARRLETIAALTRIYAGETARALATPATDVSAADKARHATSPDGVFYSTEDTGGSAVFYSGIVPVGPVEQDKVWRTARLDPIMRSITESDPLIQQVYVNTHDSLNRIYPWFDVLAIYPPKMDIPSYNFYYEADARHNPKRSVVWTDSYLDPAGAGWMVSAIAPVYGGGDGVEAKLEAVVGIDVTIGTIVEDVLDIELEGDGYAILVSRDGTILALPPAGESDLGVTALIEHSYSEAILQDTFKPDSFNLYRRAELFSVADALQSAPEGQSTVDLGRPMIAAWATIAGPQWKLIVLTSESSILSGATTLREQLALVSQGMLAILVLFYLGFLLFLWRRSVAMSARVAEPLAEIERKMGQIAAGGSVPPGHRYAVAELQTVGDHLVTMGDKLKAASRAKASFLSAMSHEFRTPLNAIIGYSDLLSSSTVHPLAPEDQRQVQAISAAGWQLLQLVDGVIELSRIEQGEVLHSLLPLDVLPSLRQAVASVQVPPNAPKGVTVRLEEPAASPPLAKTDAEIVRRIVAHLVANGVKYNREGGSVTVSLAVEAGRMAILVSDTGIGIASEMQPRLFTPFDRLGHENGTIGGTGIGLAICRRLADLIGAEIGFESRAGQGSTFTLYLLLA, from the coding sequence ATGCAGGACGCAAAAGGGATTGGCAAGCACGGGCCTCCGCAGCTGAAGACATGGCTGTGGCGGTCCTATCTGCGGGCCGCGCTGGTTCCGCTGCTGCTGATCGAATTGACCTTTGTCGGGCTCTATTGGGGCACCAGCCGGGTGGTCTATGATCGCAGCGCCACCGCCATCACCGAAGTATCGACCGAGGCTTTGCGTGCTGCCTCGCGCCGCGAGGCCGAGGTCATTGCGCGGCGGCTGGAGACTATTGCGGCACTGACCCGCATCTATGCCGGGGAAACGGCGCGGGCTTTGGCGACACCGGCCACGGATGTGAGCGCCGCCGACAAGGCCCGCCATGCCACGTCGCCTGACGGGGTGTTCTACAGCACCGAAGATACCGGTGGTTCGGCGGTGTTTTATAGCGGGATCGTCCCGGTAGGGCCTGTGGAACAGGACAAGGTCTGGCGCACAGCGCGGCTGGACCCAATCATGCGGTCGATCACGGAAAGCGATCCGCTGATTCAGCAGGTCTATGTCAACACCCATGACAGCCTGAACCGCATCTATCCCTGGTTCGATGTGCTGGCGATCTATCCGCCGAAAATGGATATCCCCAGCTACAATTTCTATTACGAGGCGGATGCCCGCCATAACCCCAAGCGGTCGGTGGTCTGGACCGACAGCTATCTTGATCCGGCCGGGGCGGGCTGGATGGTGTCGGCCATTGCCCCTGTCTATGGCGGCGGGGATGGGGTGGAGGCCAAGCTTGAGGCGGTGGTGGGCATTGATGTGACCATCGGGACTATCGTCGAGGATGTGCTGGACATCGAACTGGAAGGCGATGGCTATGCGATCCTTGTCAGCCGCGACGGCACCATTCTGGCGCTGCCCCCGGCGGGCGAGAGCGATCTGGGGGTGACCGCGCTGATCGAGCACAGCTACAGCGAGGCGATCCTCCAAGACACGTTCAAGCCCGACAGTTTCAACCTGTACCGCCGGGCCGAACTGTTCAGCGTGGCCGACGCGTTGCAATCCGCGCCCGAGGGGCAGAGCACGGTGGACCTTGGCCGCCCGATGATCGCCGCTTGGGCCACGATTGCGGGGCCACAATGGAAGCTGATCGTTCTGACCAGTGAAAGCAGCATCCTGTCGGGGGCCACCACACTGCGCGAGCAGCTGGCGCTGGTCAGTCAGGGGATGCTGGCGATATTGGTGCTGTTCTATCTGGGTTTCCTCCTGTTCCTCTGGCGGCGGTCGGTTGCCATGTCGGCGCGGGTGGCAGAACCGCTGGCCGAGATTGAGCGCAAGATGGGCCAGATTGCCGCCGGGGGCAGTGTGCCGCCGGGCCACCGCTATGCGGTGGCGGAATTGCAGACTGTGGGCGATCATCTGGTGACGATGGGCGACAAGCTGAAGGCCGCGAGCCGCGCGAAGGCGAGCTTTCTTTCGGCCATGAGCCATGAATTCCGCACGCCGTTGAATGCGATCATCGGCTATTCCGATCTGCTGTCCTCTTCGACCGTGCACCCGCTTGCGCCCGAGGATCAGCGGCAGGTGCAGGCGATTTCGGCGGCGGGATGGCAGCTTTTGCAACTGGTCGACGGGGTGATCGAACTGAGCCGGATCGAGCAGGGCGAAGTGCTGCACAGCCTGCTGCCGCTGGATGTGCTGCCCAGCCTGCGGCAGGCGGTGGCCAGCGTCCAGGTGCCGCCAAACGCGCCGAAGGGGGTAACGGTCCGGCTGGAAGAACCCGCTGCATCGCCGCCGCTGGCGAAGACGGATGCAGAGATTGTCCGTCGGATCGTTGCGCATCTGGTGGCCAACGGGGTGAAATACAACCGCGAGGGCGGCAGCGTGACCGTGTCTTTGGCGGTGGAGGCGGGGCGGATGGCGATCCTGGTCAGTGATACCGGGATCGGGATTGCTTCAGAAATGCAGCCGCGACTGTTCACCCCGTTTGACAGGCTGGGCCATGAAAACGGCACCATCGGCGGCACCGGGATCGGCCTTGCGATCTGCCGCCGTCTGGCCGATCTGATCGGGGCCGAGATCGGCTTTGAAAGCCGGGCCGGGCAGGGATCGACCTTTACGCTCTATCTGCTGCTGGCCTAG
- a CDS encoding FAD-binding domain-containing protein: MNVLIWFKRDLRLHDHPALAAAAATGAVLPLYIVEPDLWRQTDASARQWDFIADSLADLRADLGSLGAPLVVRMGDAVQVLDRLCRQHHIARIFSHEETGNLWTYARDRRVAAWAREAGVIWHELPQQGVIRRLPHRDGWARRRDGFVAAQQIPAPLALNPVAGVEPGAIPTARALRLPDDPCAHRQQGGRAQGLILMDSFLTQRGEGYRAAMSSPVSGERACSRLSAHLALGTLSSREVVQAATARTAERPGGRWPGALASFQSRMAWRDHFMQKLESEPAIEVRALHRAADALRPREPDALRLAAWQAGETGMPFLDACMRYLRATGWLNFRMRSMVMAVASYHLWLDWRATGAVLARRFTDYEPGIHWPQVQMQAGVTGINTIRIYNPIKQGHDQDPTGAFTRRWVPELASVPDAFLQEPWKWPGARGLLGRLYPEPIVDVAAAARAARDACWGLRRERGHAAEMAEVIERHASRADPRFVNDRSPRAPRRHADTAQMSLDL; this comes from the coding sequence ATGAATGTTCTCATCTGGTTCAAACGCGACCTGCGCCTCCATGACCACCCCGCCCTTGCCGCCGCCGCGGCCACGGGGGCGGTACTGCCGCTCTATATCGTGGAACCCGATCTGTGGCGGCAGACCGATGCATCGGCCCGGCAATGGGATTTCATCGCCGACTCGCTGGCCGATCTGCGCGCCGACCTGGGCAGCCTTGGCGCGCCTCTCGTGGTGCGCATGGGCGACGCGGTTCAGGTGCTGGACCGGCTTTGCCGCCAGCACCACATCGCCCGCATCTTCAGCCATGAAGAAACCGGCAACCTCTGGACCTATGCCCGCGACCGGCGCGTCGCCGCCTGGGCGCGCGAGGCGGGGGTGATCTGGCACGAACTGCCCCAGCAGGGCGTCATCCGCCGCCTGCCCCACCGCGACGGCTGGGCCCGGCGGCGCGATGGCTTTGTCGCCGCCCAGCAAATTCCCGCGCCTCTCGCGCTCAATCCGGTGGCCGGGGTGGAACCCGGCGCAATCCCCACTGCCCGCGCCCTGCGCCTGCCCGATGATCCCTGCGCCCATCGCCAACAGGGCGGGCGCGCACAGGGCCTGATCCTGATGGACAGCTTCCTCACCCAGCGCGGCGAAGGCTACCGCGCCGCCATGTCCTCACCCGTCAGCGGCGAACGCGCCTGTTCCCGTCTTTCGGCGCATCTGGCGCTCGGCACGCTCTCATCGCGTGAGGTGGTGCAGGCCGCCACGGCCCGCACGGCGGAACGCCCCGGTGGGCGCTGGCCCGGCGCCTTGGCCAGTTTCCAAAGCCGCATGGCCTGGCGCGACCATTTCATGCAGAAACTCGAATCCGAACCCGCGATTGAGGTTCGCGCCCTGCACCGCGCCGCAGATGCCCTGCGCCCGCGTGAACCCGATGCGCTCCGGCTGGCCGCGTGGCAGGCGGGGGAAACCGGGATGCCTTTCCTTGACGCCTGCATGCGTTATCTGCGCGCCACAGGATGGCTCAATTTCCGGATGCGCAGCATGGTGATGGCCGTGGCCTCTTACCACCTCTGGCTGGATTGGCGGGCCACCGGGGCGGTGCTGGCACGCCGCTTCACCGATTACGAACCCGGCATTCATTGGCCGCAGGTGCAAATGCAGGCAGGCGTCACGGGGATCAACACCATCCGCATCTACAACCCCATCAAGCAGGGCCATGATCAGGATCCGACCGGCGCCTTCACCCGCCGCTGGGTGCCCGAACTCGCCAGCGTTCCCGATGCCTTCCTGCAAGAGCCGTGGAAATGGCCCGGCGCGCGCGGCCTGCTCGGGCGGCTCTATCCCGAACCCATCGTCGATGTCGCAGCCGCCGCCCGCGCCGCGCGCGATGCCTGCTGGGGCCTGCGCCGCGAACGTGGCCACGCAGCCGAGATGGCCGAGGTCATCGAACGCCACGCCAGCCGCGCCGATCCCCGCTTTGTCAACGACCGCAGCCCCCGCGCTCCGCGCCGCCACGCGGACACAGCGCAAATGAGCCTCGATCTCTGA
- a CDS encoding DUF2256 domain-containing protein — protein MAKMRKKGDLPTKTCACCGLPFTWRKKWEKVWDEVKYCSDRCRNDAKRKT, from the coding sequence ATGGCCAAGATGCGCAAAAAAGGCGACCTGCCCACCAAGACCTGCGCCTGCTGCGGGCTGCCGTTCACCTGGCGGAAGAAATGGGAAAAGGTTTGGGACGAGGTAAAATACTGCTCCGACCGCTGCCGCAACGACGCAAAGCGGAAAACCTGA
- a CDS encoding SRPBCC domain-containing protein, translating to MSDPLCATLTFEREVDAPAATLWQAWTAPAARAIWAAPAPEVAVEFVEADTRIGGREVSICRVAGEPDVRCEVGWLDLQAGSRSVNYEVLESGGERLSAALVTARVAEQGEGSLLSVTVQLSNLAQDMAAGYRAGFGAGLDNMAGVAGRMMMLTRVIQAPRAAVWGAWMNAESLPKWWGPDGFSCRTQRIDLREGGEWVFDMIAPDGTVFPNHHRYGRVIPEARLDYALLWGENGPKHADAWAAFEDSEGATRVTLCMVMATRKEWEDARGFGAEALGQQTLGKLAAMVGAA from the coding sequence ATGAGTGATCCGCTATGCGCGACCCTGACATTCGAGCGGGAGGTTGATGCCCCGGCGGCGACGCTGTGGCAGGCCTGGACCGCGCCCGCCGCGCGGGCGATCTGGGCGGCGCCTGCGCCCGAGGTGGCGGTAGAGTTTGTCGAGGCCGATACCCGCATCGGTGGGCGTGAGGTTTCCATCTGCCGGGTGGCGGGGGAGCCGGATGTGCGCTGTGAGGTGGGGTGGCTGGATTTGCAGGCCGGGTCGCGCAGCGTGAATTATGAGGTGCTTGAAAGCGGCGGGGAGCGGCTGTCCGCCGCGCTGGTGACGGCGCGGGTGGCAGAACAAGGCGAGGGAAGCCTGCTGTCGGTGACGGTGCAATTGTCCAATCTGGCGCAGGACATGGCGGCGGGCTATCGCGCGGGGTTTGGTGCGGGGCTGGACAATATGGCCGGGGTGGCCGGACGGATGATGATGCTTACGCGGGTGATCCAAGCGCCGCGTGCGGCGGTCTGGGGCGCGTGGATGAATGCGGAGTCGTTGCCGAAATGGTGGGGGCCGGACGGGTTTTCCTGCCGGACGCAGCGGATTGACCTGCGCGAGGGCGGGGAATGGGTGTTCGACATGATCGCCCCGGATGGCACCGTCTTTCCCAATCACCACCGCTATGGCCGGGTGATCCCCGAGGCGCGGCTGGATTATGCGCTGCTGTGGGGGGAGAACGGGCCGAAACATGCGGATGCCTGGGCGGCGTTCGAGGATTCGGAGGGCGCGACGCGGGTGACGCTGTGCATGGTCATGGCGACGCGCAAGGAATGGGAAGACGCGCGCGGCTTCGGGGCCGAGGCTTTGGGTCAGCAGACGCTGGGCAAGCTGGCGGCGATGGTGGGTGCGGCCTGA
- a CDS encoding SRPBCC family protein, which produces MTDDLDPDLDLVLVRELAAPRAVIWRCWTEPEHLMQWFVPKPHKVTACHLDVRVGGACNTTFDVEGAVMENKGVYLEVVPGEKLVFTDTYTEGWKPAAEPFMTAIVTFEDLGGGRTRYTAVARHRNSETARQHRDMGFHDGWGTVATQLEAYAQGLGQ; this is translated from the coding sequence GTGACGGATGATCTGGACCCCGACCTTGATCTGGTGCTGGTGCGCGAACTGGCCGCGCCGCGCGCGGTGATCTGGCGCTGCTGGACCGAGCCGGAGCACCTGATGCAATGGTTCGTGCCGAAACCGCACAAGGTGACGGCCTGCCATCTGGACGTACGGGTGGGCGGAGCCTGCAACACCACATTCGACGTGGAGGGTGCAGTGATGGAGAACAAGGGTGTCTATCTGGAGGTGGTTCCGGGTGAAAAGCTCGTTTTCACGGATACTTATACCGAAGGCTGGAAGCCCGCGGCGGAGCCGTTCATGACGGCGATTGTGACGTTCGAGGATCTGGGTGGGGGGCGGACGCGCTATACTGCCGTGGCCCGGCATCGCAATTCCGAGACGGCGCGACAGCACCGCGACATGGGGTTCCATGACGGGTGGGGGACAGTGGCCACGCAGTTGGAGGCCTATGCGCAAGGGTTGGGGCAATGA
- a CDS encoding metalloregulator ArsR/SmtB family transcription factor yields the protein MAKHDPDLSLLFHALSDPTRRAMLARLAAGPAAVTELAAPTGLRLPTVLRHLAVLEAAGLIATAKDGRVRTCAFVPAALTPARDWMEAQRALWEGRLDRLDDYVMKLMQENGRDG from the coding sequence ATGGCTAAGCATGATCCTGACCTTTCGTTGCTGTTTCACGCGCTGTCCGATCCGACGCGGCGCGCGATGCTGGCGCGCTTGGCGGCGGGACCTGCGGCGGTGACGGAACTGGCGGCGCCCACGGGCCTGCGCTTACCGACGGTGCTGCGGCATCTGGCGGTGTTGGAGGCGGCGGGGTTGATTGCGACGGCGAAGGATGGGCGGGTGCGGACCTGTGCCTTTGTGCCGGCGGCGCTGACCCCTGCGCGCGACTGGATGGAGGCGCAGCGCGCGCTTTGGGAAGGGCGGCTGGACCGTCTGGATGACTATGTGATGAAACTGATGCAGGAGAACGGCCGTGACGGATGA